One Bradysia coprophila strain Holo2 chromosome IV unlocalized genomic scaffold, BU_Bcop_v1 contig_144, whole genome shotgun sequence DNA window includes the following coding sequences:
- the LOC119071233 gene encoding salivary glue protein Sgs-3-like isoform X1, whose protein sequence is MKALIFLLAIGFVSAANIRCPHQIQTNSVFANRLAPSKYFRCNELRLLEEYQCDDGELFDPILLLCHRPTGRCGCPDVTTPCPCPTTTDCPCPDPPPCTTPTPCTTTKCTTTTCTTTKCTTPTPCTTTTCTTTKCTTPTPCTTTTCTTPTPCTTTTCTTPTPCTTTTCTTPTPCTTTTCTTTKCTTTTCTTPTPCTTTTCTTPTPCTTTTCTTPTPCTTTTCTTPTPCTTTTCTTPTPCTTTTCTTTKCTTTTCTTPTPCTTTTCTTTKCTTTTCTTPTPCTTTTCPTTTPCTTTTCPTTTKCTTTECPTTTPCTTTTCPTTTKCTTTECPTTTPCTTTTCPTTTKCTTTECPTTTPCTTTTCPTTTKCTTTECPTTECPTTTECPTTECPTTECPTTECPTTTECPTTECPTTKCPTTECPCTTPCPC, encoded by the exons atgaagg CTCTAATTTTCTTATTGGCTATTGGCTTTGTATCAGCTGCGAACATACGTTGTCCACATCAAATTCAAACCAATTCCGTTTTCGCGAATCGACTTGcaccatcgaaatattttcgatgcAATGAACTGAGATTACTCGAGGAATACCAGTGTGATGATGGTGAACTCTTTGATCCGATTTTATTG CTCTGTCACAGGCCAACTGGAAGATGCGGTTGTCCTGACGTAACGACACCTTGCCCTTGCCCAACGACAACAGATTGTCCTTGCCCAGACCCACCTCCATGCACTACCCCAACTCCATGCACAACAACTAAATGCACCACAACTACATGCACTACAACTAAATGTACTACGCCAACGCCATGTACCACAACTACATGCACTACAACTAAATGTACTACGCCAACGCCATGTACCACAACAACGTGCACCACTCCAACTCCATGCACCACAACTAC TTGTACCACTCCAACTCCATGCACCACAACTACATGCACTACACCAACTCCATGCACCACAACTACATGCACAACAACTAAATGTACGACAACAACATGTACCACACCAACTCCATGTACGACAACTACATGCACCACACCAACTCCATGTACGACAACTACATGCACCACACCAACTCCATGTACGACAACTACTTGTACCACTCCAACACCATGTACAACAACTACTTGCACCACTCCAACTCCATGCACCACAACTACGTGCACAACAACTAAATGTACAACAACTACATGTACCACCCCAACTCCATGCACAACAACAACGTGTACAACAACTAAATGTACAACAACTACGTGTACCACTCCAACTCCATGCACGACAACTACATGCCCAACCACAACTCCATGCACCACAACTACATGCCCAACCACAACTAAATGCACCACAACTGAATGCCCCACCACAACTCCATGCACCACAACTACATGTCCAACCACAACTAAATGCACCACAACTGAATGCCCCACCACAACTCCATGCACCACAACTACATGTCCAACCACAACTAAATGCACCACAACTGAATGCCCCACCACAACTCCATGCACCACAACTACATGTCCAACCACAACTAAATGCACCACAACTGAATGCCCCACAACTGAATGTCCAACCACAACTGAATGCCCAACAACTGAATGCCCCACAACTGAATGCCCCACAACTGAATGCCCAACCACAACTGAATGCCCCACAACTGAATGCCCAACAACTAAATGCCCAACCACTGAATGCCCTTGTACTACACCTTGCCCTTGTTAA
- the LOC119071233 gene encoding salivary glue protein Sgs-3-like isoform X5 codes for MKALIFLLAIGFVSAANIRCPHQIQTNSVFANRLAPSKYFRCNELRLLEEYQCDDGELFDPILLLCHRPTGRCGCPDVTTPCPCPTTTDCPCPDPPPCTTPTPCTTTKCTTTTCTTTKCTTPTPCTTTTCTTTKCTTPTPCTTTTCTTPTPCTTTTCTTPTPCTTTTCTTTKCTTTTCTTPTPCTTTTCTTPTPCTTTTCTTPTPCTTTTCTTTKCTTTTCTTPTPCTTTTCTTTKCTTTTCTTPTPCTTTTCPTTTPCTTTTCPTTTKCTTTECPTTTPCTTTTCPTTTKCTTTECPTTTPCTTTTCPTTTKCTTTECPTTTPCTTTTCPTTTKCTTTECPTTECPTTTECPTTECPTTECPTTECPTTTECPTTECPTTKCPTTECPCTTPCPC; via the exons atgaagg CTCTAATTTTCTTATTGGCTATTGGCTTTGTATCAGCTGCGAACATACGTTGTCCACATCAAATTCAAACCAATTCCGTTTTCGCGAATCGACTTGcaccatcgaaatattttcgatgcAATGAACTGAGATTACTCGAGGAATACCAGTGTGATGATGGTGAACTCTTTGATCCGATTTTATTG CTCTGTCACAGGCCAACTGGAAGATGCGGTTGTCCTGACGTAACGACACCTTGCCCTTGCCCAACGACAACAGATTGTCCTTGCCCAGACCCACCTCCATGCACTACCCCAACTCCATGCACAACAACTAAATGCACCACAACTACATGCACTACAACTAAATGTACTACGCCAACGCCATGTACCACAACTACATGCACTACAACTAAATGTACTACGCCAACGCCATGTACCACAACAACGTGCACCACTCCAACTCCATGCACCACAACTACATGTACTACCCCAACTCCATGCACCACAACGACATGCACAACAACTAAATGCACCACAACTAC ATGCACCACACCAACTCCATGTACGACAACTACTTGTACCACTCCAACACCATGTACAACAACTACTTGCACCACTCCAACTCCATGCACCACAACTACGTGCACAACAACTAAATGTACAACAACTACATGTACCACCCCAACTCCATGCACAACAACAACGTGTACAACAACTAAATGTACAACAACTACGTGTACCACTCCAACTCCATGCACGACAACTACATGCCCAACCACAACTCCATGCACCACAACTACATGCCCAACCACAACTAAATGCACCACAACTGAATGCCCCACCACAACTCCATGCACCACAACTACATGTCCAACCACAACTAAATGCACCACAACTGAATGCCCCACCACAACTCCATGCACCACAACTACATGTCCAACCACAACTAAATGCACCACAACTGAATGCCCCACCACAACTCCATGCACCACAACTACATGTCCAACCACAACTAAATGCACCACAACTGAATGCCCCACAACTGAATGTCCAACCACAACTGAATGCCCAACAACTGAATGCCCCACAACTGAATGCCCCACAACTGAATGCCCAACCACAACTGAATGCCCCACAACTGAATGCCCAACAACTAAATGCCCAACCACTGAATGCCCTTGTACTACACCTTGCCCTTGTTAA
- the LOC119071233 gene encoding salivary glue protein Sgs-3-like isoform X7, giving the protein MKALIFLLAIGFVSAANIRCPHQIQTNSVFANRLAPSKYFRCNELRLLEEYQCDDGELFDPILLLCHRPTGRCGCPDVTTPCPCPTTTDCPCPDPPPCTTPTPCTTTKCTTTTCTTPTPCTTTTCTTPTPCTTTTCTTPTPCTTTTCTTTKCTTTTCTTPTPCTTTTCTTTKCTTTTCTTPTPCTTTTCPTTTPCTTTTCPTTTKCTTTECPTTTPCTTTTCPTTTKCTTTECPTTTPCTTTTCPTTTKCTTTECPTTTPCTTTTCPTTTKCTTTECPTTECPTTTECPTTECPTTECPTTECPTTTECPTTECPTTKCPTTECPCTTPCPC; this is encoded by the exons atgaagg CTCTAATTTTCTTATTGGCTATTGGCTTTGTATCAGCTGCGAACATACGTTGTCCACATCAAATTCAAACCAATTCCGTTTTCGCGAATCGACTTGcaccatcgaaatattttcgatgcAATGAACTGAGATTACTCGAGGAATACCAGTGTGATGATGGTGAACTCTTTGATCCGATTTTATTG CTCTGTCACAGGCCAACTGGAAGATGCGGTTGTCCTGACGTAACGACACCTTGCCCTTGCCCAACGACAACAGATTGTCCTTGCCCAGACCCACCTCCATGCACTACCCCAACTCCATGCACAACAACTAAATGCACCACAACTAC ATGCACCACACCAACTCCATGTACGACAACTACTTGTACCACTCCAACACCATGTACAACAACTACTTGCACCACTCCAACTCCATGCACCACAACTACGTGCACAACAACTAAATGTACAACAACTACATGTACCACCCCAACTCCATGCACAACAACAACGTGTACAACAACTAAATGTACAACAACTACGTGTACCACTCCAACTCCATGCACGACAACTACATGCCCAACCACAACTCCATGCACCACAACTACATGCCCAACCACAACTAAATGCACCACAACTGAATGCCCCACCACAACTCCATGCACCACAACTACATGTCCAACCACAACTAAATGCACCACAACTGAATGCCCCACCACAACTCCATGCACCACAACTACATGTCCAACCACAACTAAATGCACCACAACTGAATGCCCCACCACAACTCCATGCACCACAACTACATGTCCAACCACAACTAAATGCACCACAACTGAATGCCCCACAACTGAATGTCCAACCACAACTGAATGCCCAACAACTGAATGCCCCACAACTGAATGCCCCACAACTGAATGCCCAACCACAACTGAATGCCCCACAACTGAATGCCCAACAACTAAATGCCCAACCACTGAATGCCCTTGTACTACACCTTGCCCTTGTTAA
- the LOC119071233 gene encoding salivary glue protein Sgs-3-like isoform X6 — protein MKALIFLLAIGFVSAANIRCPHQIQTNSVFANRLAPSKYFRCNELRLLEEYQCDDGELFDPILLLCHRPTGRCGCPDVTTPCPCPTTTDCPCPDPPPCTTPTPCTTTKCTTTTCTTTKCTTPTPCTTTTCTTTKCTTPTPCTTTTCTTPTPCTTTKCTTTTCTTPTPCTTTTCTTPTPCTTTTCTTPTPCTTTTCTTTKCTTTTCTTPTPCTTTTCTTTKCTTTTCTTPTPCTTTTCPTTTPCTTTTCPTTTKCTTTECPTTTPCTTTTCPTTTKCTTTECPTTTPCTTTTCPTTTKCTTTECPTTTPCTTTTCPTTTKCTTTECPTTECPTTTECPTTECPTTECPTTECPTTTECPTTECPTTKCPTTECPCTTPCPC, from the exons atgaagg CTCTAATTTTCTTATTGGCTATTGGCTTTGTATCAGCTGCGAACATACGTTGTCCACATCAAATTCAAACCAATTCCGTTTTCGCGAATCGACTTGcaccatcgaaatattttcgatgcAATGAACTGAGATTACTCGAGGAATACCAGTGTGATGATGGTGAACTCTTTGATCCGATTTTATTG CTCTGTCACAGGCCAACTGGAAGATGCGGTTGTCCTGACGTAACGACACCTTGCCCTTGCCCAACGACAACAGATTGTCCTTGCCCAGACCCACCTCCATGCACTACCCCAACTCCATGCACAACAACTAAATGCACCACAACTACATGCACTACAACTAAATGTACTACGCCAACGCCATGTACCACAACTACATGCACTACAACTAAATGTACTACGCCAACGCCATGTACCACAACAACGTGCACCACTCCAACTCC ATGCACAACAACTAAATGCACCACAACTAC ATGCACCACACCAACTCCATGTACGACAACTACTTGTACCACTCCAACACCATGTACAACAACTACTTGCACCACTCCAACTCCATGCACCACAACTACGTGCACAACAACTAAATGTACAACAACTACATGTACCACCCCAACTCCATGCACAACAACAACGTGTACAACAACTAAATGTACAACAACTACGTGTACCACTCCAACTCCATGCACGACAACTACATGCCCAACCACAACTCCATGCACCACAACTACATGCCCAACCACAACTAAATGCACCACAACTGAATGCCCCACCACAACTCCATGCACCACAACTACATGTCCAACCACAACTAAATGCACCACAACTGAATGCCCCACCACAACTCCATGCACCACAACTACATGTCCAACCACAACTAAATGCACCACAACTGAATGCCCCACCACAACTCCATGCACCACAACTACATGTCCAACCACAACTAAATGCACCACAACTGAATGCCCCACAACTGAATGTCCAACCACAACTGAATGCCCAACAACTGAATGCCCCACAACTGAATGCCCCACAACTGAATGCCCAACCACAACTGAATGCCCCACAACTGAATGCCCAACAACTAAATGCCCAACCACTGAATGCCCTTGTACTACACCTTGCCCTTGTTAA
- the LOC119071233 gene encoding salivary glue protein Sgs-3-like isoform X2 yields MKALIFLLAIGFVSAANIRCPHQIQTNSVFANRLAPSKYFRCNELRLLEEYQCDDGELFDPILLLCHRPTGRCGCPDVTTPCPCPTTTDCPCPDPPPCTTPTPCTTTKCTTTTCTTTKCTTPTPCTTTTCTTTKCTTPTPCTTTTCTTPTPCTTTTCTTPTPCTTTTCTTPTPCTTTTCTTTKCTTTTCTTPTPCTTTTCTTPTPCTTTTCTTPTPCTTTTCTTPTPCTTTTCTTTKCTTTTCTTPTPCTTTTCTTTKCTTTTCTTPTPCTTTTCPTTTPCTTTTCPTTTKCTTTECPTTTPCTTTTCPTTTKCTTTECPTTTPCTTTTCPTTTKCTTTECPTTTPCTTTTCPTTTKCTTTECPTTECPTTTECPTTECPTTECPTTECPTTTECPTTECPTTKCPTTECPCTTPCPC; encoded by the exons atgaagg CTCTAATTTTCTTATTGGCTATTGGCTTTGTATCAGCTGCGAACATACGTTGTCCACATCAAATTCAAACCAATTCCGTTTTCGCGAATCGACTTGcaccatcgaaatattttcgatgcAATGAACTGAGATTACTCGAGGAATACCAGTGTGATGATGGTGAACTCTTTGATCCGATTTTATTG CTCTGTCACAGGCCAACTGGAAGATGCGGTTGTCCTGACGTAACGACACCTTGCCCTTGCCCAACGACAACAGATTGTCCTTGCCCAGACCCACCTCCATGCACTACCCCAACTCCATGCACAACAACTAAATGCACCACAACTACATGCACTACAACTAAATGTACTACGCCAACGCCATGTACCACAACTACATGCACTACAACTAAATGTACTACGCCAACGCCATGTACCACAACAACGTGCACCACTCCAACTCCATGCACCACAACTAC TTGTACCACTCCAACTCCATGCACCACAACTACATGCACTACACCAACTCCATGCACCACAACTACATGCACAACAACTAAAT GTACGACAACTACATGCACCACACCAACTCCATGTACGACAACTACATGCACCACACCAACTCCATGTACGACAACTACTTGTACCACTCCAACACCATGTACAACAACTACTTGCACCACTCCAACTCCATGCACCACAACTACGTGCACAACAACTAAATGTACAACAACTACATGTACCACCCCAACTCCATGCACAACAACAACGTGTACAACAACTAAATGTACAACAACTACGTGTACCACTCCAACTCCATGCACGACAACTACATGCCCAACCACAACTCCATGCACCACAACTACATGCCCAACCACAACTAAATGCACCACAACTGAATGCCCCACCACAACTCCATGCACCACAACTACATGTCCAACCACAACTAAATGCACCACAACTGAATGCCCCACCACAACTCCATGCACCACAACTACATGTCCAACCACAACTAAATGCACCACAACTGAATGCCCCACCACAACTCCATGCACCACAACTACATGTCCAACCACAACTAAATGCACCACAACTGAATGCCCCACAACTGAATGTCCAACCACAACTGAATGCCCAACAACTGAATGCCCCACAACTGAATGCCCCACAACTGAATGCCCAACCACAACTGAATGCCCCACAACTGAATGCCCAACAACTAAATGCCCAACCACTGAATGCCCTTGTACTACACCTTGCCCTTGTTAA
- the LOC119071233 gene encoding salivary glue protein Sgs-3-like isoform X4, with amino-acid sequence MKALIFLLAIGFVSAANIRCPHQIQTNSVFANRLAPSKYFRCNELRLLEEYQCDDGELFDPILLLCHRPTGRCGCPDVTTPCPCPTTTDCPCPDPPPCTTTKCTTPTPCTTTTCTTTKCTTPTPCTTTTCTTPTPCTTTTCTTPTPCTTTTCTTPTPCTTTTCTTTKCTTTTCTTPTPCTTTTCTTPTPCTTTTCTTPTPCTTTTCTTPTPCTTTTCTTPTPCTTTTCTTTKCTTTTCTTPTPCTTTTCTTTKCTTTTCTTPTPCTTTTCPTTTPCTTTTCPTTTKCTTTECPTTTPCTTTTCPTTTKCTTTECPTTTPCTTTTCPTTTKCTTTECPTTTPCTTTTCPTTTKCTTTECPTTECPTTTECPTTECPTTECPTTECPTTTECPTTECPTTKCPTTECPCTTPCPC; translated from the exons atgaagg CTCTAATTTTCTTATTGGCTATTGGCTTTGTATCAGCTGCGAACATACGTTGTCCACATCAAATTCAAACCAATTCCGTTTTCGCGAATCGACTTGcaccatcgaaatattttcgatgcAATGAACTGAGATTACTCGAGGAATACCAGTGTGATGATGGTGAACTCTTTGATCCGATTTTATTG CTCTGTCACAGGCCAACTGGAAGATGCGGTTGTCCTGACGTAACGACACCTTGCCCTTGCCCAACGACAACAGATTGTCCTTGCCCAGACCCACCTCC ATGCACTACAACTAAATGTACTACGCCAACGCCATGTACCACAACTACATGCACTACAACTAAATGTACTACGCCAACGCCATGTACCACAACAACGTGCACCACTCCAACTCCATGCACCACAACTAC TTGTACCACTCCAACTCCATGCACCACAACTACATGCACTACACCAACTCCATGCACCACAACTACATGCACAACAACTAAATGTACGACAACAACATGTACCACACCAACTCCATGTACGACAACTACATGCACCACACCAACTCCATGTACGACAACTACATGCACCACACCAACTCCATGTACGACAACTACTTGTACCACTCCAACACCATGTACAACAACTACTTGCACCACTCCAACTCCATGCACCACAACTACGTGCACAACAACTAAATGTACAACAACTACATGTACCACCCCAACTCCATGCACAACAACAACGTGTACAACAACTAAATGTACAACAACTACGTGTACCACTCCAACTCCATGCACGACAACTACATGCCCAACCACAACTCCATGCACCACAACTACATGCCCAACCACAACTAAATGCACCACAACTGAATGCCCCACCACAACTCCATGCACCACAACTACATGTCCAACCACAACTAAATGCACCACAACTGAATGCCCCACCACAACTCCATGCACCACAACTACATGTCCAACCACAACTAAATGCACCACAACTGAATGCCCCACCACAACTCCATGCACCACAACTACATGTCCAACCACAACTAAATGCACCACAACTGAATGCCCCACAACTGAATGTCCAACCACAACTGAATGCCCAACAACTGAATGCCCCACAACTGAATGCCCCACAACTGAATGCCCAACCACAACTGAATGCCCCACAACTGAATGCCCAACAACTAAATGCCCAACCACTGAATGCCCTTGTACTACACCTTGCCCTTGTTAA
- the LOC119071233 gene encoding salivary glue protein Sgs-3-like isoform X3 has product MKALIFLLAIGFVSAANIRCPHQIQTNSVFANRLAPSKYFRCNELRLLEEYQCDDGELFDPILLLCHRPTGRCGCPDVTTPCPCPTTTDCPCPDPPPCTTPTPCTTTKCTTTTCTTTKCTTPTPCTTTTCTTTKCTTPTPCTTTTCTTPTPCTTTTCTTPTPCTTTTCTTPTPCTTTTCTTTKCTTTTCTTPTPCTTTTCTTPTPCTTTTCTTPTPCTTTTCTTPTPCTTTTCTTTKCTTTTCTTPTPCTTTTCTTTKCTTTTCTTPTPCTTTTCPTTTPCTTTTCPTTTKCTTTECPTTTPCTTTTCPTTTKCTTTECPTTTPCTTTTCPTTTKCTTTECPTTTPCTTTTCPTTTKCTTTECPTTECPTTTECPTTECPTTECPTTECPTTTECPTTECPTTKCPTTECPCTTPCPC; this is encoded by the exons atgaagg CTCTAATTTTCTTATTGGCTATTGGCTTTGTATCAGCTGCGAACATACGTTGTCCACATCAAATTCAAACCAATTCCGTTTTCGCGAATCGACTTGcaccatcgaaatattttcgatgcAATGAACTGAGATTACTCGAGGAATACCAGTGTGATGATGGTGAACTCTTTGATCCGATTTTATTG CTCTGTCACAGGCCAACTGGAAGATGCGGTTGTCCTGACGTAACGACACCTTGCCCTTGCCCAACGACAACAGATTGTCCTTGCCCAGACCCACCTCCATGCACTACCCCAACTCCATGCACAACAACTAAATGCACCACAACTACATGCACTACAACTAAATGTACTACGCCAACGCCATGTACCACAACTACATGCACTACAACTAAATGTACTACGCCAACGCCATGTACCACAACAACGTGCACCACTCCAACTCCATGCACCACAACTAC TTGTACCACTCCAACTCCATGCACCACAACTACATGCACTACACCAACTCCATGCACCACAACTACATGCACAACAACTAAATGTACGACAACAACATGTACCACACCAACTCCATGTACGACAACTAC ATGCACCACACCAACTCCATGTACGACAACTACTTGTACCACTCCAACACCATGTACAACAACTACTTGCACCACTCCAACTCCATGCACCACAACTACGTGCACAACAACTAAATGTACAACAACTACATGTACCACCCCAACTCCATGCACAACAACAACGTGTACAACAACTAAATGTACAACAACTACGTGTACCACTCCAACTCCATGCACGACAACTACATGCCCAACCACAACTCCATGCACCACAACTACATGCCCAACCACAACTAAATGCACCACAACTGAATGCCCCACCACAACTCCATGCACCACAACTACATGTCCAACCACAACTAAATGCACCACAACTGAATGCCCCACCACAACTCCATGCACCACAACTACATGTCCAACCACAACTAAATGCACCACAACTGAATGCCCCACCACAACTCCATGCACCACAACTACATGTCCAACCACAACTAAATGCACCACAACTGAATGCCCCACAACTGAATGTCCAACCACAACTGAATGCCCAACAACTGAATGCCCCACAACTGAATGCCCCACAACTGAATGCCCAACCACAACTGAATGCCCCACAACTGAATGCCCAACAACTAAATGCCCAACCACTGAATGCCCTTGTACTACACCTTGCCCTTGTTAA